In Bradyrhizobium sp. 200, the sequence CCTCTTCTTTCGTCAATCCGGCGGTTTCTCCCCTGCTTGCGAAGCGGCGGCCGATTTTCTATATTGTCCAAATCCCACCCCACGCAGGCGGATGTGGCTGCGTTCCGGTTTCTTCATTGGACCGGCCGCCGCATCAGGTTTGAAGCCTCACCGGCGCTTTCCTTGCTTAGACCTGCGGACCTTCCCTTTTTCGTGTCCGCTTTTTCCTAAAGCCACCTCGCATCCCTTCTCAAAAGACACTCCACAGGACCACCCCAATGCGGGAAATGAAACTCCAAGACCTCAAATCGAAAACGCCGGCCGAGCTCGTCACGTTCGCCGAAGAGAGCGGGGTCGAAAATGCCAGCACCATGCGCAAGCAGGAGCTGATGTTCGCCATTCTCAAGCAGCTCGCGATCCAGGAAATCGACATTATCGGTGAAGGCGTCGTTGAGGTTCTCTCCGACGGTTTCGGCTTTCTGCGGTCGCCCGATGCCAACTACCTGCCCGGCCCCGACGATATTTACGTCTCGCCTTCGCAGATCCGCCGCTTCGGCCTTCGCACCGGCGACACCATCGAAGGCCACATCCGCAGCCCGAAAGAAGGCGAACGCTATTTCGCGCTGTTGAAAGTCAACACGCTCAATTTCGAAGATCCGGAAAAGTCCAAGCACAAGGTCAATTTCGACAATCTGACGCCGCTGTTTCCGGACCAGCGTTTCCGCCTCGAGCTCGAAGACCCGACGCGAAAAGACCTTTCTGCAAGGGTGATCGACATCGTTGCGCCCATCGGCAAAGGCCAGCGCGCCTTGATCGTGGCGCCGCCGCGCACCGGCAAGACGGTGCTGATGCAGAACATCGCGCACTCCATCACCGCCAATCATCCCGAGTGCTATCTCATCGTGCTTCTGATCGACGAGCGTCCGGAAGAAGTCACGGACATGCAGCGCTCGGTGAAGGGCGAGGTGGTGTCGTCCACCTTCGACGAGCCGGCGGTGCGTCACGTCCAGGTCGCCGAGATGGTGATCGAGAAAGCCAAGCGGCTGGTCGAGCATGGCCGCGACGTCGTGATTCTGCTGGACTCGATCACGCGTCTGGGCCGCGCCTACAACACCGTGGTGCCGTCA encodes:
- the rho gene encoding transcription termination factor Rho; protein product: MREMKLQDLKSKTPAELVTFAEESGVENASTMRKQELMFAILKQLAIQEIDIIGEGVVEVLSDGFGFLRSPDANYLPGPDDIYVSPSQIRRFGLRTGDTIEGHIRSPKEGERYFALLKVNTLNFEDPEKSKHKVNFDNLTPLFPDQRFRLELEDPTRKDLSARVIDIVAPIGKGQRALIVAPPRTGKTVLMQNIAHSITANHPECYLIVLLIDERPEEVTDMQRSVKGEVVSSTFDEPAVRHVQVAEMVIEKAKRLVEHGRDVVILLDSITRLGRAYNTVVPSSGKVLTGGVDANALQRPKRFFGAARNIEEGGSLTIIATALVDTGSRMDEVIFEEFKGTGNSELILDRKVSDKRTFPAIDISRSGTRKEELITDPQLLKKMYVLRRILNPMGTMDAIDFLLDKLRNTKNNSEFFDSMNT